Proteins from one Stenotrophomonas aracearum genomic window:
- a CDS encoding prepilin peptidase, whose amino-acid sequence MAFLDQHPGLGYPAAAALGLLIGSFLNVVILRLPKRLEWQWKRDAREVLELPDIYEPPPPGVVVEPSHCPHCKHKLSWYENIPLFSWLVLRGKCRHCHAPISKQYPLVELVTSLLVVASVWQFGFGWQGFGAIVLSCFLVALSGIDLRTQLLPDQLTLPLMWLGLIGSIDNLYMPAKPALLGAIAGYLSLWTVWWLFKQITGKEGMGHGDFKLLAALGAWCGLKGILPIILLSSVIGAILGSIWLYSRGRDHATPIPFGPYLAIAGWIVFMWGEPLINAYLRMSGLR is encoded by the coding sequence ATGGCATTTCTTGACCAGCATCCCGGCCTCGGCTATCCCGCCGCGGCCGCACTGGGGCTGTTGATCGGCAGCTTCCTCAACGTCGTCATCCTGCGCCTGCCCAAGCGGCTGGAGTGGCAGTGGAAGCGTGACGCCCGCGAGGTGCTGGAACTGCCGGATATTTATGAACCACCGCCGCCAGGCGTGGTGGTCGAGCCGTCGCACTGCCCGCATTGCAAGCACAAGCTGTCCTGGTACGAGAACATCCCGCTGTTCAGCTGGCTGGTCCTGCGCGGCAAGTGCCGCCATTGCCATGCGCCGATCTCCAAGCAGTACCCGCTGGTGGAGCTGGTCACCTCGCTGTTGGTGGTGGCCAGCGTCTGGCAGTTCGGCTTTGGCTGGCAGGGCTTTGGCGCGATCGTGCTGAGCTGCTTCCTGGTAGCCCTCTCCGGGATCGACCTGCGGACCCAGCTGCTGCCCGACCAGCTCACCCTGCCGCTGATGTGGCTGGGGCTGATAGGCAGTATCGACAACCTGTACATGCCGGCCAAACCGGCGTTGTTGGGGGCGATTGCGGGATACCTGTCGCTCTGGACCGTGTGGTGGCTGTTCAAGCAGATCACCGGCAAGGAAGGCATGGGCCACGGCGATTTCAAGCTGCTGGCCGCGCTGGGCGCGTGGTGCGGGTTGAAGGGCATCCTGCCGATCATCCTGCTGTCGTCGGTGATCGGGGCGATCCTGGGCTCGATCTGGCTGTACTCGCGGGGCCGCGACCACGCCACGCCGATTCCGTTTGGGCCGTACCTGGCTATTGCGGGCTGGATCGTATTCATGTGGGGCGAGCCGCTGATCAATGCGTACCTGCGGATGTCCGGCCTGCGCTGA
- a CDS encoding sensor histidine kinase yields the protein MASDTASPPRKPDPVSDRGNRRRAPYRRRLRSRIIVSFVLLGFCLTALFAFATNLARARVENQLVEDVMNRNINEYAHRFFEDPTKNPDLPVQQMRARIVGPDKFEALRLEEPDWYEFKDGIHSLGGVDEHGERFSYKLAVRKTPEAWFFLAYDMTESLKGEGQLNRALFFSVLVFSALSLVLGWWSASKVMKPVSDLAARLRAYRGGTSEPEPLAPRFPDDEVGQLAQALDDYSARLTEVVQRDREFNADVSHELRTPLAVIRGATELLLTRPDLDPKVLQRLQRIQRAEQQCTDLIGSLLLLSRNERGQGSSNVARVAEQLLDAHRAQLGGKPLELILEGDRELVIDAPESALSVALGNLIGNAVKYSQEGSVRVRVTDNRVEVIDSGPGLSPEDAAKLFQRGYRGTHAGHSQGGGIGLSIVSRLCDLYGWQVNVRPGEERGVVATLTFAPA from the coding sequence ATGGCATCGGATACCGCATCGCCGCCCCGGAAGCCTGATCCGGTGAGCGACAGGGGGAACCGCCGCCGCGCGCCGTACCGGCGCCGGCTGCGCAGCCGCATCATCGTCTCGTTCGTGCTGTTGGGCTTTTGCCTGACGGCACTGTTCGCCTTCGCCACCAACCTGGCCCGCGCCCGCGTGGAGAACCAGCTGGTCGAAGACGTGATGAACCGCAACATCAACGAGTACGCGCACCGGTTCTTCGAAGATCCCACCAAGAATCCCGACCTGCCGGTGCAGCAGATGCGCGCGCGCATCGTGGGGCCCGACAAGTTCGAAGCGCTGCGCCTTGAAGAGCCGGACTGGTACGAGTTCAAGGACGGCATCCACAGCCTCGGCGGCGTGGACGAGCATGGCGAACGGTTCTCCTACAAGCTGGCCGTGCGCAAAACCCCCGAGGCCTGGTTCTTCCTGGCCTACGACATGACCGAAAGCCTCAAGGGCGAAGGCCAGTTGAACCGCGCGCTGTTCTTCTCGGTACTGGTGTTCAGCGCCTTGTCACTGGTGCTGGGCTGGTGGTCGGCCTCGAAGGTGATGAAGCCGGTCTCGGACCTGGCCGCGCGCCTGCGTGCATACAGGGGCGGCACCAGTGAACCGGAGCCCTTGGCCCCGCGCTTCCCTGACGACGAAGTGGGGCAGTTGGCCCAGGCCCTGGACGACTACTCCGCGCGCCTGACGGAAGTGGTCCAGCGCGACCGCGAATTCAACGCCGACGTCAGCCACGAACTGCGCACCCCGCTGGCCGTCATCCGCGGCGCCACCGAGCTGCTGCTGACCCGGCCCGACCTGGACCCCAAGGTGCTGCAGCGCCTGCAGCGCATCCAGCGCGCCGAACAGCAGTGCACCGACCTGATCGGCTCGCTGCTGCTGCTCTCGCGCAATGAGCGAGGGCAGGGCAGCAGCAACGTCGCCCGCGTCGCCGAGCAACTGCTCGACGCCCACCGCGCCCAGCTCGGCGGCAAGCCGCTCGAACTGATCCTCGAAGGCGACCGCGAACTGGTCATCGACGCCCCCGAATCCGCGCTCTCCGTGGCCCTGGGCAACCTGATCGGCAACGCCGTGAAGTACTCGCAGGAAGGTTCGGTACGCGTACGCGTCACCGACAACCGCGTGGAAGTGATCGACAGCGGCCCCGGCCTGAGCCCCGAAGACGCAGCCAAGCTGTTCCAGCGCGGCTACAGAGGCACCCATGCAGGCCATTCGCAGGGCGGCGGCATCGGTCTTTCAATCGTCAGCCGCCTGTGCGACCTCTATGGTTGGCAGGTAAACGTGAGGCCAGGCGAAGAGCGGGGCGTAGTAGCGACGCTGACGTTCGCACCCGCGTAG
- a CDS encoding pilin, translating to MKNQKGFTLIELMIVVAIIAILAAIALPAYQDYLIRSQVSEGLTLTSGAKSAVAETYANTGAFPADNTAAGIEAATNIKGKYVTGVEVKNNVITATFGNEANSKISTGTLKLTATDNNGSISWACAGDGTKVAPKYLPKACR from the coding sequence ATGAAGAATCAGAAGGGCTTCACCCTGATCGAACTGATGATCGTCGTCGCGATCATCGCAATCCTGGCCGCCATCGCTCTGCCGGCTTACCAGGACTACCTGATCCGTTCGCAGGTGTCGGAAGGCCTCACCCTGACCTCGGGCGCGAAGTCGGCCGTGGCTGAAACCTATGCGAACACCGGTGCTTTCCCGGCCGATAACACTGCCGCAGGCATTGAAGCTGCTACCAACATCAAGGGCAAGTACGTCACCGGCGTCGAGGTGAAGAACAACGTGATCACCGCTACCTTCGGTAACGAAGCGAACAGCAAGATCTCGACCGGCACCCTGAAGCTGACTGCGACCGACAACAACGGTTCGATCTCGTGGGCTTGCGCTGGCGACGGCACCAAGGTTGCTCCGAAGTACCTGCCGAAGGCCTGCCGCTAA
- the coaE gene encoding dephospho-CoA kinase (Dephospho-CoA kinase (CoaE) performs the final step in coenzyme A biosynthesis.), translating to MSQFVVGLTGGVAAGKSEVSRRFEALGIVVADADVAARAVVAPGSEGLARIVDHFGSGILLADGQLDRAALRERIFASAQERQALEAITHPAIRELLRRTCEEAGSPYAIAAIPLLTEAGGRQQYPWLNRILVVDAPAALQHARLMLRDGSTAELADRMIAAQASREERLALADDVVVNDGHPEQLQAEVERLDAAYRLMA from the coding sequence ATGAGCCAGTTCGTGGTGGGATTGACCGGCGGCGTGGCCGCCGGCAAGAGCGAAGTGAGCCGCCGGTTCGAGGCGCTGGGCATCGTGGTGGCCGACGCGGACGTGGCCGCCCGCGCGGTGGTGGCGCCTGGCAGTGAAGGGCTGGCGCGGATCGTTGATCATTTTGGTTCGGGGATCCTGCTGGCCGATGGTCAGCTGGATCGTGCTGCGTTGCGCGAGCGGATTTTTGCTTCGGCGCAGGAGCGGCAGGCGTTGGAGGCCATCACCCACCCTGCCATCCGGGAGCTGCTGCGGCGGACCTGCGAGGAGGCTGGGAGCCCGTATGCGATTGCTGCCATTCCGCTGCTTACGGAGGCCGGTGGGCGGCAGCAGTATCCGTGGTTGAACCGGATCCTGGTGGTAGATGCGCCGGCGGCCTTGCAGCATGCGCGGTTGATGCTGCGGGATGGGTCAACGGCGGAGTTGGCCGATCGGATGATTGCGGCGCAGGCCAGCCGCGAGGAGCGGTTGGCGCTGGCCGATGATGTGGTGGTGAATGATGGGCACCCGGAGCAGTTGCAGGCCGAGGTGGAGCGGTTGGATGCGGCGTATAGGTTGATGGCGTAG
- the thiS gene encoding sulfur carrier protein ThiS, protein MNILLNGEDRQLPQSATVLDLLLIEQLTERRVAVEVNGEIVTRSLHATRALEDGDRVEIVHALGGG, encoded by the coding sequence ATGAACATCCTGCTCAATGGCGAAGACCGCCAGCTTCCGCAAAGTGCGACCGTGTTGGACCTGCTGCTGATCGAACAGTTGACCGAGCGCCGGGTGGCGGTGGAGGTCAATGGTGAGATTGTTACCCGGAGCCTGCATGCGACCCGTGCGTTGGAGGACGGTGATCGGGTGGAAATCGTGCATGCGTTGGGTGGCGGTTGA
- a CDS encoding thiazole synthase has product MTAHSSPDSLVIAGKTYASRLLTGTGKFKDLDETRAATDAAGAQIVTVAIRRTNIGQNPGEPNLLDVLPPDRFTILPNTAGCYTAEDAVRTCRLARELLDGHNLTKLEVLGDQKTLYPDVVQTLKAAEQLVKDGFEVMVYTSDDPILAKRLEEIGCVAVMPLAAPIGSGLGIQNRYNLLEIIESAKVPIIVDAGVGTASDAAIAMELGCDGVLMNTAIAGARNPVLMASAMRKAVEAGREAFLAGRIPRKRYASASSPVDGLIG; this is encoded by the coding sequence ATGACTGCTCATTCTTCCCCCGATTCGCTGGTGATCGCCGGCAAGACCTATGCATCCCGGCTGCTGACCGGGACCGGCAAGTTCAAGGACCTGGATGAAACCCGCGCTGCCACCGACGCAGCCGGCGCCCAGATCGTGACCGTGGCGATCCGCCGCACGAACATCGGGCAGAACCCGGGCGAGCCGAACCTGCTGGACGTGCTGCCGCCGGACCGCTTCACCATCCTGCCCAACACTGCCGGCTGCTACACCGCCGAAGACGCGGTGCGCACCTGCCGGCTGGCGCGCGAGCTGCTGGACGGCCACAACCTGACCAAGCTGGAAGTGCTGGGCGACCAGAAGACGCTGTACCCGGACGTGGTGCAGACCCTCAAGGCCGCCGAACAGCTGGTCAAGGACGGCTTCGAGGTGATGGTCTACACCTCCGACGACCCGATCCTGGCCAAGCGCCTGGAAGAGATCGGCTGCGTGGCGGTGATGCCGCTGGCCGCGCCAATCGGCTCGGGCCTGGGCATCCAGAACAGGTACAACCTGCTGGAAATCATCGAAAGCGCGAAGGTGCCGATCATCGTCGACGCCGGCGTGGGCACGGCTTCGGACGCGGCAATCGCGATGGAGCTGGGCTGCGACGGCGTGCTGATGAACACCGCCATTGCCGGCGCACGCAACCCGGTGCTGATGGCCAGTGCGATGCGCAAGGCCGTTGAAGCCGGGCGCGAGGCGTTCCTGGCCGGGCGCATTCCGCGCAAGCGCTACGCGAGCGCGTCCTCGCCGGTGGACGGGTTGATCGGCTGA
- a CDS encoding autotransporter outer membrane beta-barrel domain-containing protein, whose protein sequence is MQLSKRPLRSLMAVAIALAAVPAMAQSPYSRTVFIGDSLTDQGYFRPLLPASVQPVTGQFTTNPGWVWAQYVADYYGTNATAHGNGQGGDNYAIGGARVGVDTTQTLAPGTPAIPVYSLKTQTAQYLAANGGKADANALYTVWGGANDLFAIQAGAPLQATLGAAVTDQVGIVGTLKNAGAQYIVVPTLPDIGLTPAARAGGAVGMAQGTALAKAYNDALFGGLKAAGLQVIPVDTFHILQEIVASPATYGFVNVTSPACTTASSLTCNPTAYVNPNAANNYVFADGVHPTTATHQMLGQYTLSILEAPRNQQILTHSAQTVGRARADQVGSHLDGRPADGLSWWGGLRGDMQRYDHADLYDGLAPAGLFGIDWAKDGMVVGGFGGYGRMDADFGNSQGDFTQSDATLGLFAGWYGENVWVNGQVSYSWLDYDVTRRVQLGPAERTHTGSPEGSNLTVALNAGYEFGTEGGFRHGPVAAVIWQQVKLDGYVESNPSATALGYADQDADSTVGRIGWQARFDGGSIKPYLQVTYDHEFEDDKQASAWLQTMPDVGMYKVPGLEFDKDYATAVLGARMSLFGLNSNIGMSTTAMQKRARDVSLFATVSGSF, encoded by the coding sequence ATGCAGCTCAGCAAGCGTCCCCTGCGTTCCCTGATGGCCGTGGCCATCGCCCTGGCGGCCGTACCGGCGATGGCGCAGTCGCCCTATTCGCGCACCGTCTTCATCGGCGACAGCCTGACCGACCAGGGCTACTTCCGCCCGCTGCTGCCGGCCTCGGTGCAGCCGGTCACCGGCCAGTTCACCACCAACCCGGGCTGGGTCTGGGCCCAGTACGTGGCCGACTACTACGGCACCAACGCCACCGCCCACGGCAACGGCCAGGGTGGCGACAACTACGCCATCGGCGGCGCCCGTGTCGGCGTGGACACCACCCAGACCCTGGCCCCGGGCACCCCAGCCATTCCGGTCTACTCGCTCAAGACCCAGACCGCGCAGTACCTGGCCGCCAACGGCGGCAAGGCCGACGCCAACGCCCTGTACACCGTGTGGGGCGGCGCCAATGACCTGTTCGCCATCCAGGCCGGCGCACCGCTGCAGGCCACCCTCGGCGCGGCCGTGACCGACCAGGTCGGCATCGTCGGCACCCTCAAGAACGCCGGCGCCCAGTACATCGTGGTGCCGACCCTGCCGGACATCGGCCTGACCCCGGCCGCACGCGCCGGCGGCGCCGTGGGCATGGCGCAGGGCACCGCCCTGGCCAAGGCCTACAACGATGCCCTGTTCGGTGGCCTGAAGGCCGCCGGCCTGCAGGTGATTCCGGTGGACACCTTCCACATCCTGCAGGAAATCGTCGCCAGCCCGGCCACCTACGGCTTCGTCAACGTCACCAGCCCGGCCTGCACCACGGCCTCGTCGCTGACCTGCAACCCGACCGCCTACGTCAATCCGAACGCGGCCAACAACTACGTGTTCGCCGACGGCGTGCACCCGACCACCGCCACCCACCAGATGCTGGGCCAGTACACCCTCTCGATCCTGGAAGCCCCGCGCAACCAGCAGATCCTGACCCACTCGGCGCAGACCGTGGGCCGTGCGCGTGCCGACCAGGTCGGTTCGCACCTCGACGGTCGTCCGGCCGATGGCCTGAGCTGGTGGGGCGGCCTGCGTGGCGACATGCAGCGTTACGACCACGCCGACCTGTACGACGGCCTGGCTCCGGCCGGCCTGTTCGGTATCGACTGGGCGAAGGACGGCATGGTGGTCGGCGGCTTCGGTGGCTACGGCCGCATGGACGCCGACTTCGGCAACAGCCAGGGCGACTTCACCCAGTCCGACGCCACCCTGGGCCTGTTCGCCGGCTGGTACGGCGAGAACGTCTGGGTCAACGGCCAGGTCAGCTACAGCTGGCTGGACTACGACGTGACCCGCCGCGTGCAGCTGGGCCCGGCCGAGCGCACCCACACCGGTTCGCCGGAAGGCAGCAACCTCACCGTGGCCCTGAACGCCGGCTACGAGTTCGGCACCGAAGGCGGCTTCCGCCACGGTCCGGTTGCGGCGGTGATCTGGCAGCAGGTCAAGCTGGACGGCTACGTGGAATCCAACCCGAGCGCCACCGCGCTGGGCTACGCCGACCAGGACGCCGACTCCACCGTCGGCCGCATCGGCTGGCAGGCCCGCTTCGACGGCGGCAGCATCAAGCCGTACCTGCAGGTCACCTACGATCACGAGTTCGAAGACGACAAGCAGGCCAGCGCCTGGCTGCAGACCATGCCGGACGTGGGCATGTACAAGGTGCCGGGCCTGGAGTTCGACAAGGACTACGCCACCGCCGTACTGGGTGCGCGCATGAGCCTGTTCGGCCTGAACAGCAACATCGGCATGAGCACCACCGCCATGCAGAAGCGTGCGCGTGACGTGAGCCTGTTCGCCACGGTCAGCGGCAGCTTCTGA
- the rimK gene encoding 30S ribosomal protein S6--L-glutamate ligase produces the protein MKLAILSRNSKLYSTRRLVDAARSRGHTVRVLDPLRCYMRIAANGFTLHYKGRPITGVDAVIPRIGASITRYGTAVLRQFEMMGAVTPNPSDAILRARDKLRAHQILASKGIDMPVTVFGDNPDDTVDLLSMLGPPPHVVKLNEGTQGRGVILTEKASASRGIVEALRGLYANFLMQEFIGEAQGADLRCLVVGDHVVAAMQRQAPEGDFRSNLHAGGSARAAKATRAEQQVAVRSAKALGLGIAGVDLIRSSRGPLVLEVNSTPGLEGIEGINQDDLAGRIIEHVAGQVAAMKKPVKSKH, from the coding sequence ATGAAACTGGCCATCCTTTCCCGCAACAGCAAGCTGTACTCCACGCGGCGGTTGGTGGACGCGGCGCGGTCGCGGGGGCATACCGTGCGGGTGCTGGACCCGCTGCGCTGCTACATGCGCATTGCCGCCAACGGCTTCACCCTTCACTACAAGGGCCGGCCCATCACCGGGGTGGATGCGGTGATTCCGCGGATCGGCGCCTCCATCACCCGCTACGGCACCGCCGTGCTGCGCCAGTTCGAGATGATGGGGGCGGTAACCCCCAATCCCTCCGACGCCATCCTGCGGGCCCGCGACAAGCTGCGCGCGCACCAGATCCTGGCCTCCAAGGGCATCGACATGCCCGTCACCGTATTCGGCGACAACCCCGACGACACCGTGGACCTGCTGTCCATGCTCGGCCCGCCGCCGCACGTGGTGAAGCTCAACGAGGGCACCCAGGGCAGGGGGGTGATCCTGACCGAGAAGGCCAGCGCCTCGCGCGGCATCGTCGAGGCCCTGCGCGGCCTGTATGCCAACTTCCTGATGCAGGAATTCATCGGCGAAGCCCAGGGCGCGGACCTGCGCTGCCTGGTGGTGGGCGACCACGTGGTGGCAGCCATGCAGCGCCAGGCGCCGGAAGGGGACTTCCGCTCCAACCTGCATGCCGGCGGCAGCGCCCGCGCCGCCAAGGCCACCCGGGCCGAGCAGCAGGTCGCCGTGCGCTCGGCCAAGGCGCTGGGGCTGGGCATTGCCGGGGTGGACCTGATCCGCTCCAGCCGGGGCCCGCTGGTGCTGGAGGTGAACTCCACGCCCGGCTTGGAAGGCATTGAAGGCATCAATCAGGATGACCTCGCCGGGCGCATCATCGAGCACGTGGCGGGGCAGGTGGCGGCCATGAAAAAGCCAGTAAAATCAAAGCATTGA
- the trmB gene encoding tRNA (guanosine(46)-N7)-methyltransferase TrmB: MTNPFDSAGAKAPPKPFTATEGRREVRSFVLRQGRFTPAQQRAFDDAWPRFGLDYTGQPRDLDATFGRDAHKVLEIGFGNGAALRFAAQQDPSRDYIGLEVHAPGVGRLLNALAEDNADHVRLFHHDAVEVLEKEIADGALDEVRIYFPDPWHKKRHNKRRLIQPGFAELLVRKLRVGGRLHCATDWEDYAEQMWDVLEATAGLTNRAGPRGQVERPEWRPQTHFETRGQKLGHGVWDLLYDRT; the protein is encoded by the coding sequence ATGACCAATCCCTTCGACAGTGCTGGCGCCAAGGCGCCGCCCAAGCCCTTCACTGCCACCGAAGGCCGCCGCGAAGTGCGCAGCTTCGTGCTGCGCCAGGGTCGCTTCACCCCCGCCCAGCAGCGCGCCTTCGACGATGCCTGGCCGCGCTTCGGGCTGGATTACACCGGCCAGCCGCGCGACCTGGACGCCACCTTCGGGCGCGATGCGCACAAGGTGCTGGAAATCGGCTTCGGCAACGGCGCCGCGCTGCGCTTTGCCGCGCAGCAGGACCCGAGCCGCGACTACATCGGGCTGGAAGTGCACGCCCCCGGCGTGGGCCGCCTGCTCAACGCGCTGGCCGAAGACAACGCCGACCACGTGCGCCTGTTCCACCACGACGCGGTGGAAGTGCTGGAAAAGGAAATCGCCGATGGCGCGCTGGACGAAGTGCGCATCTATTTCCCGGACCCGTGGCACAAGAAGCGCCACAACAAGCGCCGCCTGATCCAGCCGGGCTTCGCCGAGCTGCTGGTGCGCAAGCTGCGCGTGGGTGGCCGGCTGCATTGCGCCACCGACTGGGAAGACTATGCCGAGCAGATGTGGGACGTGCTCGAGGCCACTGCAGGCCTGACCAACCGCGCCGGTCCGCGCGGCCAGGTGGAGCGGCCGGAGTGGCGACCGCAGACCCACTTCGAGACCCGCGGCCAGAAACTTGGCCATGGCGTCTGGGACCTGTTGTACGACCGTACCTGA
- a CDS encoding type II secretion system F family protein, with the protein MSVSRSAIKKEPVARSTMELVPFVWEGTDKRGVKMKGEQTAKNANMLRAELRRQGIMPGVVKPKPKPLFGAAGKAITAKDIAFFSRQMATMMKSGVPIVSSLEIIGEGHKNPRMKKMVGSIRADIEGGSSMYEAISKHPVQFDELYRNLVRAGEGAGVLETVLDTVATYKENIEALKSKIKKAMFYPIMVIAVALVVSAILLIWVVPQFEDVFKGFGAELPAFTQMIVGMSRFMVAWWWLILIVIVASVAGFIYAYKRSPPMQHAMDRFVLKIPVIGQIMNNSAIARFARTTAVTFKAGVPLVEALGIVAGATGNKVYEEAVLRMRDDVSVGYPVNMAMKQVNIFPHMVVQMTAIGEEAGALDAMLFKVAEYFEQEVNDAVDALSSLMEPMIMVFIGTIVGGMVIGMYLPIFKLGAVVG; encoded by the coding sequence ATGTCCGTAAGCCGTAGTGCAATCAAGAAAGAGCCCGTGGCGCGCAGCACCATGGAGCTGGTGCCGTTTGTCTGGGAGGGGACCGACAAACGTGGTGTAAAGATGAAAGGCGAGCAGACGGCGAAGAACGCCAACATGCTGCGCGCCGAGCTGCGCCGCCAGGGGATCATGCCCGGGGTGGTCAAGCCAAAGCCGAAACCGTTGTTTGGGGCAGCGGGGAAGGCAATAACTGCCAAGGACATCGCCTTCTTCAGTCGCCAGATGGCGACCATGATGAAATCCGGCGTTCCCATCGTCAGTTCGCTGGAGATCATCGGCGAGGGTCATAAGAATCCTCGCATGAAGAAGATGGTCGGCTCGATTCGGGCCGACATCGAGGGCGGCTCGTCCATGTACGAAGCTATCAGCAAGCACCCGGTCCAGTTCGATGAGCTGTACCGAAATCTGGTGCGGGCTGGCGAGGGCGCCGGTGTACTGGAAACGGTGCTCGACACGGTAGCGACCTATAAGGAGAACATCGAAGCCCTGAAGAGCAAGATCAAGAAGGCCATGTTCTACCCGATCATGGTGATCGCGGTGGCGCTGGTCGTCAGCGCAATCCTGCTCATTTGGGTGGTCCCTCAGTTTGAAGACGTGTTCAAGGGCTTTGGGGCCGAGCTGCCCGCCTTCACGCAGATGATTGTGGGCATGTCTCGATTCATGGTGGCTTGGTGGTGGCTCATCCTCATCGTGATCGTTGCGTCGGTGGCGGGGTTCATTTACGCATACAAGCGATCCCCCCCCATGCAGCACGCAATGGACCGATTTGTCCTCAAAATTCCCGTGATCGGCCAGATCATGAACAACAGCGCCATCGCCCGCTTTGCCCGTACCACGGCCGTGACCTTCAAGGCCGGTGTGCCGCTGGTGGAGGCCTTGGGCATCGTAGCCGGTGCCACGGGCAACAAGGTCTACGAAGAAGCCGTGCTGCGCATGCGCGACGACGTATCGGTCGGCTACCCTGTCAATATGGCCATGAAGCAGGTCAACATCTTCCCGCATATGGTGGTGCAGATGACCGCCATCGGTGAAGAAGCCGGCGCTCTGGATGCCATGCTATTCAAGGTGGCGGAGTACTTCGAGCAAGAGGTCAACGACGCCGTTGACGCGTTGAGCAGCCTCATGGAACCGATGATCATGGTGTTCATTGGTACCATTGTCGGCGGCATGGTGATCGGCATGTACCTGCCCATCTTCAAACTCGGCGCCGTCGTCGGCTAA
- a CDS encoding pilin, translated as MQQRGFTLIELMIVVAIVAILAAIALPAYQDYLIRAQVAEGMTLAADLKVAVGEYQWATGTPPTSNAQVGVTAPMSGRFVSSVTVGAGGAITVAYGGPDANAEIKLLELQWVPDWSVAGATRWTCNGAGTTIAPKHLPKACR; from the coding sequence ATGCAACAGCGCGGTTTTACATTGATAGAGTTGATGATCGTCGTTGCGATTGTCGCGATCCTGGCGGCCATTGCTCTGCCTGCCTATCAGGACTATCTCATCCGGGCCCAGGTAGCAGAGGGTATGACCTTGGCGGCAGATCTGAAGGTGGCCGTGGGTGAGTACCAGTGGGCAACTGGCACTCCGCCTACCAGCAATGCTCAGGTGGGGGTCACTGCTCCCATGAGTGGCCGCTTCGTTTCGTCAGTTACGGTGGGCGCCGGTGGGGCGATCACCGTGGCGTACGGCGGTCCGGACGCCAATGCGGAGATCAAGCTGCTGGAACTGCAGTGGGTTCCGGACTGGTCCGTAGCGGGGGCTACACGTTGGACCTGCAACGGCGCAGGAACTACCATCGCGCCCAAGCATTTGCCCAAAGCATGCCGCTAA
- a CDS encoding response regulator transcription factor — MRILVIEDNSDIAANLGDYLEDRGHTVDFAADGVTGLHLAVVHEFDAIVLDLNLPGMDGIEVCRKLRNEARKQTPVLMLTARDSLDNKLAGFDSGADDYLIKPFALQEVEVRLNALSRRGKGVQTRVLETGDLEYNLDTLEVRRQGKLLQLNPTALKILQALMEAAPAVVTRQELETRVWGEELPDSDSLRVHIHGLRAVVDKPFEVPLIQTRHGIGYRIAAPEA, encoded by the coding sequence GTGCGCATTCTTGTAATTGAAGACAACAGCGATATCGCCGCCAATCTGGGCGACTACCTCGAAGACCGCGGCCACACCGTGGACTTCGCCGCCGACGGCGTCACCGGCCTGCACCTGGCCGTGGTGCACGAGTTCGACGCGATCGTGCTGGACCTCAACCTGCCCGGCATGGACGGCATCGAAGTCTGCCGCAAGCTCCGCAACGAAGCGCGCAAGCAGACCCCGGTGCTGATGCTGACCGCCCGCGATTCGCTGGACAACAAGCTGGCCGGTTTCGACTCCGGCGCCGACGACTACCTGATCAAGCCGTTCGCGCTGCAGGAAGTAGAGGTGCGCCTGAATGCCCTGTCGCGTCGCGGCAAGGGCGTGCAGACCCGCGTGCTGGAAACCGGCGACCTGGAGTACAACCTGGACACCCTGGAAGTGCGCCGCCAGGGCAAGCTGCTGCAGCTCAACCCCACCGCCCTGAAGATCCTGCAGGCGCTGATGGAGGCCGCACCGGCCGTGGTCACCCGGCAGGAGCTGGAAACGCGCGTGTGGGGCGAAGAACTGCCCGATTCCGACTCGCTGCGCGTGCATATCCATGGCCTGCGTGCCGTGGTGGACAAGCCGTTCGAGGTTCCGCTGATCCAGACCCGCCATGGCATCGGATACCGCATCGCCGCCCCGGAAGCCTGA